A section of the Anabaena cylindrica PCC 7122 genome encodes:
- the crtE gene encoding geranylgeranyl diphosphate synthase CrtE produces MVATDNFQKKSEETRFNLASYLKERQKLCDTALDQAIPVVYPEKIYEAMRYSLLAGGKRVRPILCLATSEMIGGTIEMAMPTACAVEMIHTMSLIHDDLPAMDNDDYRRGKLTNHKVYGEDIAILAGDGLLALAFEFVATQTPQNVPRERALQVIARLGKALGAAGLVGGQVVDLDSEGKSDISLETLNFIHNHKTAALLEACVVCGGVIAGASAEDVEKLTRYSQNIGLAFQIIDDILDITSTQEQLGKTAGKDLKAEKVTYPSLWGIDESRAKAQQLVESACVELASFGEKALPLQAIAHYIVSRNH; encoded by the coding sequence ATGGTAGCAACGGATAACTTTCAGAAAAAATCAGAGGAAACCAGGTTTAACCTCGCTTCCTATCTCAAAGAACGACAAAAGCTTTGTGATACTGCTTTAGATCAGGCTATTCCTGTCGTTTACCCAGAAAAGATTTATGAAGCCATGCGCTACTCTCTATTAGCAGGAGGTAAGCGTGTGCGTCCCATTCTTTGTCTTGCTACCTCGGAAATGATTGGTGGCACAATTGAAATGGCCATGCCTACGGCTTGTGCAGTGGAAATGATCCACACCATGTCGTTGATTCATGACGACCTACCTGCCATGGATAATGATGATTACCGTCGCGGCAAGTTGACAAATCACAAGGTCTACGGCGAAGATATTGCGATTTTAGCAGGGGATGGTTTATTGGCTTTAGCTTTTGAGTTTGTTGCTACCCAAACACCCCAAAACGTGCCAAGAGAGCGAGCTTTACAAGTAATTGCTCGTTTGGGTAAGGCGTTGGGAGCGGCTGGTTTAGTTGGTGGTCAAGTGGTAGATTTAGATTCAGAAGGTAAATCTGATATTTCTCTGGAAACACTGAATTTTATTCATAACCACAAAACAGCCGCCCTATTAGAAGCTTGTGTTGTTTGCGGCGGAGTTATTGCTGGTGCATCTGCTGAAGATGTAGAAAAATTAACTCGTTATTCGCAAAATATTGGTCTGGCATTCCAAATCATTGATGATATTCTGGATATCACCTCTACTCAAGAACAACTAGGCAAAACCGCAGGTAAAGACCTAAAAGCCGAGAAAGTCACCTATCCTAGCCTGTGGGGAATTGACGAATCACGAGCCAAAGCCCAACAGCTAGTTGAGTCAGCTTGTGTAGAATTAGCATCATTTGGAGAAAAAGCCCTACCTCTTCAAGCGATCGCTCATTATATAGTTAGTCGCAATCACTAA
- a CDS encoding divergent PAP2 family protein, translated as MQDIGDILNNRVLLVALVACFVAQGLKLIFEVIKHRKIDVRVLVTTGGMPSAHSALVTALAAGVGQTLGWASPDFAVAVVFAIIVMYDAAGVRQAAGKQARILNQMIDELFHEKPDFNQGRLKELLGHTPVQVIAGSALGIAIYLLSRAAY; from the coding sequence ATGCAGGACATAGGCGACATTTTAAACAACAGGGTGCTGCTGGTTGCTCTTGTAGCTTGTTTTGTTGCTCAAGGATTAAAACTCATCTTTGAAGTCATCAAACATCGCAAAATAGATGTGCGTGTCTTAGTAACCACCGGAGGTATGCCCAGCGCCCATTCAGCTTTGGTAACAGCTTTAGCCGCTGGTGTCGGACAAACTCTAGGTTGGGCATCTCCTGATTTTGCTGTAGCTGTGGTTTTTGCCATTATTGTCATGTACGACGCAGCTGGAGTGCGTCAAGCTGCTGGTAAACAAGCTCGCATACTCAATCAAATGATTGACGAATTATTTCATGAAAAACCAGACTTTAACCAAGGCCGTCTCAAGGAGTTACTTGGACACACACCAGTTCAAGTAATCGCTGGTTCTGCTTTGGGTATAGCTATCTATTTGTTATCTAGAGCGGCTTATTAG
- a CDS encoding MgPME-cyclase complex family protein → MQTYYYVLASQHFLLEEEPIHEVLKERTRNYHEQEKEIDFWLVKQPAFLEAPEMKQIKAKCPKPPVAIISTNSQFITWLKLRLEYVITGEFTAPSTTITDPLASLTTAS, encoded by the coding sequence ATGCAAACATACTATTACGTTTTGGCTAGTCAACATTTTCTACTCGAAGAAGAGCCAATACACGAAGTTTTGAAAGAACGTACTCGCAACTACCACGAACAAGAAAAAGAAATTGATTTTTGGTTAGTTAAGCAACCGGCTTTTTTGGAAGCACCGGAAATGAAACAGATAAAAGCGAAGTGTCCTAAACCTCCGGTGGCAATTATTTCTACTAATTCTCAATTTATTACTTGGCTAAAATTGCGATTAGAGTATGTCATCACCGGGGAATTTACGGCTCCTTCTACAACAATTACTGATCCTTTGGCATCTTTAACAACTGCGTCATAA